From the Salarias fasciatus chromosome 16, fSalaFa1.1, whole genome shotgun sequence genome, one window contains:
- the LOC115403161 gene encoding frizzled-7-A-like: MAAARFTTGSVLLRIMWLLCGLGLSLSPASAQHYNSESGISIPEHGFCQPISIPLCTDIAYNQTIMPNLLGHTNQEDAGLEVHQFYPLVKVQCSADLKFFLCSMYAPVCTVLEQAIPPCRSLCERARQGCEALMNKFGFQWPERLRCEAFPVHGGGEICVGQNTSEPGSPASSSSPLAPDPMTLPPNMGRPNQRPPQHSAYHQFSCPLQLEVPSYLGYKFMGVKDCGAPCEPTRPTGIMYFREDEVKFGRLWVGIWSILCCVSTLFTVLTYLVDMRRFRYPERPIIFLSGCYFMVAVAYAAGFFLEDKVVCVDRFTPDGYRTVAQGTKKEGCTILFMVLYFFGMASSIWWVILSLTWFLSAGMKWGHEAIEANSQYFHLAAWAVPAIKTITILAMGQVDGDVLTGVCFVGIFNVDALRGFVLAPLFVYLFIGTSFLLAGFVSLFRIRTIMKHDGTKTEKLEKLMVRIGVFSVLYTVPATIVIACYFYEQAFREHWERTWHMQTCKRFAVPCPVHNFAPMTPDFTVFMIKYLMTMIVGITSGFWVWSGKTLQSWRRFYKRLSNGTHGETTV; encoded by the coding sequence ATGGCGGCGGCCAGGTTTACCACTGGCTCCGTGTTGCTGCGGATCATGTGGCTGCTCTGCGGGCTCGGGCTGTCTCTTTCGCCCGCTTCTGCTCAACATTACAACAGCGAGAGCGGAATATCCATCCCGGAACACGGCTTCTGCCAGCCCATCTCCATACCGCTGTGCACCGACATCGCCTACAACCAGACCATCATGCCGAACCTTCTGGGCCACACGAACCAGGAGGACGCCGGGCTGGAGGTGCACCAGTTCTACCCGCTGGTGAAGGTCCAGTGTTCCGCGGATCTCAAGTTTTTCCTCTGCTCGATGTACGCTCCGGTGTGCACCGTGCTGGAGCAGGCCATCCCCCCGTGTCGGTCCCTGTGTGAGCGGGCACGGCAGGGATGTGAAGCCTTGATGAATAAATTTGGCTTCCAGTGGCCGGAGCGCCTCCGCTGCGAGGCTTTCCCCGTTCACGGCGGCGGGGAGATCTGCGTGGGCCAGAACACATCGGAACCGGGCAGCCCGGCCTCTTCTTCGTCCCCCTTAGCACCCGACCCCATGACCCTTCCTCCGAACATGGGCCGGCCGAACCAGCGCCCACCCCAGCACAGCGCGTACCACCAGTTCTCGTGCCCGCTGCAGCTGGAAGTGCCTTCCTACCTGGGTTACAAATTTATGGGGGTCAAAGACTGCGGGGCCCCCTGTGAGCCCACCAGACCGACGGGGATCATGTATTTTCGGGAGGATGAGGTGAAATTCGGCCGGCTGTGGGTGGGCATTTGGTCCATCTTATGCTGTGTGAGCACTCTATTCACAGTGCTCACCTATTTGGTGGACATGAGACGGTTCAGATACCCGGAACGGCCCATCATCTTCCTGTCCGGGTGTTACTTCATGGTGGCGGTGGCCTACGCCGCTGGATTTTTCCTGGAGGACAAGGTGGTTTGTGTGGATAGATTTACACCGGACGGCTACAGAACGGTGGCCCAGGGGACGAAGAAGGAGGGCTGCACCATCCTCTTCATGGTCCTGTACTTTTTTGGAATGGCCAGCTCCATCTGGTGGGTGATTCTGTCCCTGACTTGGTTCCTCTCTGCCGGCATGAAATGGGGTCACGAAGCAATCGAAGCCAACTCTCAGTACTTCCACCTGGCCGCGTGGGCCGTGCCGGCCATCAAGACCATCACCATCCTCGCCATGGGCCAGGTGGACGGGGACGTCCTGACCGGGGTGTGTTTCGTCGGGATCTTCAACGTGGACGCGCTGCGCGGCTTTGTCCTGGCTCCGCTGTTCGTCTACCTCTTCATCGGCACGTCCTTCCTGCTGGCCGGCTTCGTGTCCCTGTTCCGGATCCGCACCATCATGAAGCACGACGGCACCAAGacggagaagctggagaagctgatGGTGCGGATCGGCGTGTTCAGCGTGCTCTACACGGTACCGGCCACCATAGTCATCGCCTGTTACTTCTACGAGCAAGCCTTCCGGGAGCACTGGGAGCGCACGTGGCACATGCAGACCTGCAAGCGCTTCGCGGTCCCCTGTCCGGTCCACAACTTCGCCCCCATGACCCCGGACTTCACCGTGTTCATGATCAAATACCTGATGACCATGATCGTCGGGATCACCTCGgggttctgggtctggtccgGGAAGACCCTTCAGTCGTGGCGGAGGTTCTACAAGCGTCTCAGCAACGGTACCCACGGGGAGACGACGGTGTGA
- the LOC115402679 gene encoding olfactory receptor 140-like yields MSNVSGTVLYFSLSGFSTTTNCRAVLFSLTLLCYFLIVFVNMSLILTIIFDRNLHEPMYIFLGFLCFNGLYGAAGFYPKFAFDLLSDIQVISYEGCLLQVFVIYSNAKVDYSILVVMAYDRYVAICRPLEHHSVMSVRKTAVLVSLSWIIPLCSLTIIITLTSRLKLCGSQIDKLYCENWSLVKLACGSTKAIDILGLIVVTFYICHFLCITLSYTQLVKAALNSKEGRKKFIQTCMPHLFCLFNVTTALLFDVMYSRYGSASMTQNLRNFMAVQFLVFPQIMNPVIYGLILTKVRNRMMYLCLTVYERLKSIRNPC; encoded by the coding sequence ATGAGTAATGTATCTGGCACAGTTCTGTATTTTTCACTGTCTGGCTTCAGCACAACAACCAACTGCAGAGCTGTGCTCTTCTCTCTGACTTTACTATGCTATTTTCTTATTGTCTTTGTGAATATGTCTCTCATTTTAACCATAATATTCGATCGAAACCTCCATGAACCCATGTATAtatttttggggtttttgtgttttaatggacTTTATGGAGCTGCAGGATTTTACCCCAAATTTGCCTTTGATCTGCTGTCTGACATCCAGGTGATTTCATATGAGGGATGCCTGTTGCAAGTTTTTGTGATTTATTCCAATGCAAAGGTGGACTACTCCATATTGGTGGTGATGGCCTACGACAGATATGTGGCCATATGCCGACCCCTGGAGCACCATTCTGTCATGTCTGTGAGGAAGACCGCGGTGTTAGTGAGTCTGTCCTGGAttattcctctctgctctctaaCTATCATCATAACCTTAACTTCAAGACTCAAACTGTGCGGCTCACAAATCGACAAACTTTACTGTGAGAACTGGTCCCTGGTTAAACTTGCGTGTGGCTCAACAAAAGCAATCGACATACTTGGATTGATTGTTGTTACCTTTTATATATGTCACTTTCTCTGCATTACGCTGTCGTACACACAGCTAGTAAAGGCAGCTTTAAACTCCAAGGAAGGCAGGAAGAAGTTTATTCAGACATGTATGCCTCATTTATTTTGTCTCTTTAATGTCACAACTGCTCTGCTTTTCGATGTAATGTACTCCAGGTATGGATCAGCATCTATGACACAGAATTTAAGGAACTTTATGGCCGTTCAGTTCCTGGTTTTTCCACAGATTATGAACCCTGTTATTTATGGACTGATCCTGACAAAAGTTCGAAACCGAATGATGTATTTGTGCTTGACAGTATATGAAAGATTAAAATCAATAAGGAACCCTTGTTGA
- the LOC115402680 gene encoding olfactory receptor 11A1-like → MANSSEIPSFVLGAYGNIGELKYLYFSIMLPWYVSICLANTVVIVVVYVDKGLHEPMYILLCNLCVNEIGGSTSLYPLLLSQVLSETHEVSFPWCFLQMCCIYTSASVEFCSLAAMAYDRYMSICYPLHYHAAMSTGKVFMIILLVWLYSFLSFMLTYSFLIGLKFCGNVIDKVFCDSQLIIKLACSASALSYLSDVCFVVLSVWIPFTLILASYLKILAVCLNTSKENKQKAVSTCVPQIVSVSNLFVGCVFHFIDSRIEATQVPDKVRVILSVYLLVCQPMITPFMYGFKLPKIKQSFRRFVFHEK, encoded by the coding sequence ATGGCAAACTCAAGTGAAATCCCATCCTTTGTGCTGGGTGCTTATGGTAACATTGGAGAATTAAAATATCTGTATTTTAGCATCATGCTGCCGTGGTACGTCTCCATTTGTTTGGCCAATACAGTTGTCATTGTGGTCGTTTATGTTGACAAGGGGCTGCATGAGCCCATGTACATACTGCTCTGTAACTTATGTGTGAACGAGATAGGTGGCAGCACATCGCTGTACCCTCTCCTGCTCTCGCAGGTTCTCTCAGAGACCCATGAAGTGTCTTTTCCATGGTGCTTTCTGCAGATGTGTTGCATCTACACGAGCGCCTCGGTGGAGTTCTGCAGTTTAGCAGCCATGGCGTATGACAGATATATGTCCATTTGCTATCCTCTGCACTACCACGCTGCCATGAGCACAGGGAAGGTGTTCATGATCATCCTGCTCGTGTGGCTGTACTCATTTCTTAGTTTCATGCTCACCTATTCATTCTTGATCGGTTTGAAATTTTGTGGCAATGTCATTGACAAAGTGTTTTGTGACAGCCAGCTAATAATTAAACTTGCGTGTTCAGCCTCGGCGCTCAGCTACTTATCTGACGTATGTTTTGTCGTTTTGAGTGTTTGGATACCATTCACTCTCATTTTGGCATCGTATTTGAAAATATTAGCTGTTTGTTTGAACACCTCtaaagaaaacaagcagaaggcCGTCAGCACCTGCGTACCTCAGATCGTCTCCGTGTCCAACCTGTTTGTTGGCTGCGTTTTTCACTTTATCGACTCCAGGATTGAAGCCACTCAGGTGCCAGATAAAGTCCGTGTCATTCTGTCTGTGTATCTTCTTGTATGTCAGCCGATGATCACACCCTTCATGTATGGATTCAAGCTACCAAAGATAAAGCAGTCATTTCGACGATTTGtctttcatgaaaaataa